A segment of the Catenuloplanes nepalensis genome:
GGAGCCCCCCTTGAAGATCAGGCCCTCCTCCTTGTACCAGTCCAGGATGGAGTCCATCGAGTCGTCGACGGAGAGGATGAAACACGCGCTGACCTGCTGCGGCGACGTGGTGCCGACGTTGAACCAGACCGGCGAGTTGAAGCTGAACACCTGGTGCAGCAGCATCCAGGTCAGCTCGTGCTCGAAGATCTCGGCATCGGCCGTCGTCGCGAAATAGCCGTACTTTTCGCCCGCGGCGCGGTAGGTCCGCGCGACCCGGTCGATGAGCTGCTTGAGCGACCACTCACGCGCCGGGGTCCCCACCGCTCCCCGGAAGTACTTCGTGGTCACGATGTTCGCCGCGTTGACGCTCCACGACGTCGGGTACTCCACGCCGCGCTGCTCGAAGTTGATCGAGCCGTCCCGCCAGTTCGTCATGACGACGTCCCGGCGCTCCCACTCGACCTCGTCGTACGGGTGGACGCCCTCGGTCGTCCAGACCCGCTCGACGCTCAGGCCCTTGAGCTCCTTCGACTCCTTCGGAGCCGAGCCGTTGCTCTGCGTCGCCCGGATCCGCCCCTTACCCGTCGTCGCGTTGCTCGTGGACGCGTTGTCCCCGGCCAATGTGCTTCCCCCTCGATCAGCGCGGCGCCATGTCGCCGCGACTCTCACAACTCAGTTGCTATTGAGAACCCCAGAGCGACCGGACGGTACGGCTGCCGCGCCGCCCGCGTCCGCGCCCTGCTCGATCGCGGCCTCGCGCGCAAGTGCCTCCTGGCGCAACGCCTCGATCTCGCGCTCGAAGTCCCCCAGCGTGTCGAACGACCGGTAGACGCTGGCGAACCGCAGGTAGGCCACGACGTCGAGCTCCCGGAGCGGACCGAGGATCGCGAGACCGACCTCGTTGCTCGGGATCTCCGCCGCGCCGCGTGACCGGACCGCGTCCTCCACCCGCTGCGCGAGCAGTGCCAGCGCGTCGTCCGTGACCGGGCGGCCCTGGCAGGCCTTGCGCACGCCGTTGGCGATCTTCGTCCGGCTGAACGGCTCGGTGACGCCACTGCGCTTCACCACCGCGAGGACCGCCTCCTCGACCGTGGTGAACCGCTTGCCGCACTCGGGGCAGGACCGCCGCCGGCGGATCAGCTGCCCGTCGTCCGCCTCGCGGGAGTCGACCACCCGGGAGTCGGCGTGCCGGCAATACGGACAGCGCATGTCGAGCGTCCCCTTCCCCCGCGGTCGGGCCGGCTCACCCCTCCAGCCTTGCCCCGCGCACGCCGAACCGCAGCGAAACGCCCGGTTGCACCGGGCGGCCGCTGTGGTGAACAGGCTGGGAAGGTGGGGGTGAGGACCCCTACCAGTTGATGACTTACACCCGTGTCACTACTAGATGTTGTGACCCTAGGCCCCGCACGCCACAGGTGCAAGCTCACCCGCCGCATCGTTCACAACTGTGCCTGCGGTCTCAACACGCGTCGTGGGACGGTGGTTACCGGCCGCGCGGAACTCGCTTGATTTGCCCGCTTTTCGGCGCTCGTACGTCCGGCTTCGGCACCTGATCGTCCGGTTTCGGCGGCCGCTTCTCCGACTTTCGGCGCCGGTGCGTCGCGCCGGCGCCCGCTCGCGCGGTGTCGGCGCCCGCCCATCCGGTTGCCGGTGCCCGGGTGCGCCGCGTCGGGCCGCTCGACCGGGTGCGCCGCGTCGGGCCGCTCGACCGGGTGCGCCGCGTCGGGGCCGCTCGCGCGGTTTCGGTGCTCGCCCGGCCGGCTCTCAGCGCCCACGCGGGAGCCGCAGCTCCTGGCCGGGGTGGATCGTGTAACCGGGCAGGTCGTTGAGCTTCCGGATCTCCTCGACCATGGCGAACGGGTCGTCGCTGGGACGGTATCGCGCCGCGACGTCCCACAGCGTGTCGTGCTTCTGCACCACGGCGGTGGGAAGCGGGCCCGCGTCGTTCTCCGCGTGCGAGGCGGTGGCGGCCAGCAGGCCGACCGCGACCCAGGCGAGCGCGACCAACGCGACCATCCGGACGATCCGGCCGCGCCTGGTGAGGCGCAGCGGCCTCTTCGCGGGACGGGCCGCGCGATCGGTCCCCCAACCGATCGCCGCCCTGGTGGGAGCGCTTACCGCGGATGCGGAGAACGCCGTCGTAGTTGCCGCCCCAGCCACGGGACCCCCCAGCAATAATGATCTTACTCGAACAACAGTTCTATAGAACGGACGTACGAAGGTCTACCAGAACATGCGTACGGATGTCGAGACTCGAAAGCACGACACGCCGCCCAAATCTCGTACAGATGTTTGAAGAAGTGGGATTTCACCATTACCGTTTGCGCACAGAGGGGTCACCACGCCGTACCGGCTTCCCCAATCCGGTTCGGGCTGGTCCATCCCGTACCGATTGGTGGCGTTTTGCGCACTTCCCCACCGCGCAGCGCCGCCAGGTGCCGAAACAGGCACTCACCGACCAGGGAGGACGGACGTGTCAACCGACGACCGGAGCAAGCATCCGGAGCAGGAGCAGCAGGGCAAGAGTGCGCCCTCCGCGGGCAAGCGCGGCGCCGGGCGGCAACGGGCCGCGGCCCCGCACCTGCGGCCGGTGCAGCCGGTCAGCAGCTTCCCCGACCTGGTCTCCGCGGACCTCACCGCCCGCCAGCGCAGGATCCTCGAGTTCATCCGCGAGTGGGTGGAGAAGTACGGCTACCCGCCGAGCGTCCGGGAGATCGGCGAGGCGGTCGGCCTCGTCTCCCCGTCGTCCGTCGCCTACCAGCTGAAGGAGCTGGAGCGGAAGGGCTTCCTGCGCCGCGACCCGAACCGGCCGCGCGCGGTCGACGTCCGGCCGCCGGCCGACATGATGGACGACGAGGCGGCCCGCGCGCAACGGCCCACGCCCGCGTTCGTGCCGATGCTGGGCCGGATCGCGGCCGGTGGCCCGATCCTCGCGGAGCAGGCCGTGGAGGAGGTCTTCCCGCTGCCGCGCGAGCTGGTCGGCGAGGGCGAGGTCTTCATGCTGAAGGTCAAGGGCGACTCGATGATCGACGCCGCGATCTGCGACGGTGACTGGGTCGTGGTGCGCCAGCAGCCCAACGCCGACTCCGGCGAGATCGTCGCCGCGATGCTGGACGGCGAGGCCACGGTGAAGACCTACCGCCGCCGCGACGGCCACGTCTGGCTGATGCCGGCGAACCCGGCCTTCGACCCGATTCCGGGCGACGACGCCTCCATCATCGGCCGCGTCGTGGCCGTGCTGCGCCGGATCTGAGCGCCGGCGCCGCTTCCGCGGCGCTGAAATCGGGGTGCGGGCTCCACCGGCCGTGGAGACCGCACCCCGGGGTGTGTCTGTGCGCGATCAGCGCCGGCGGTCGTCGTAGGGCGGGTTCTGCGGGTAACCGCCTCGCTGGTCGTCGCGGCGGTCGTGACCGCCGCTCCGCTCGCCGTCACCGCCGCCGTAGACAGCGCCGGAACCGCCGCCGTTCATGCCGCCGGGACCGCCACCGTAGACGCCGTTCCCGCCCTGGCGCGGCGGACGGCCGCCGCCCTCCTGCGGGTTACGCCCGTCCTGCGGACCACGCCCACCGTCCCGCGGGCCTCGCGCGCCCTGCTGGGCGCCGCGCCCGGCCTGCGGGTTCCCACCGCTCTGCTGCGGAGTTCCGCCGCTCTGCTGCGGGCCACGCGGGCCACCGTCGCCGGGACCGGCACCGTTCGGTCCGCCGCCGCGCGGGCCACCGGGACCGCCCTGGCCGCCGCCACGCGAACCGCCGGGGCCGCCGGGACCACCCTGACCGCCACCGCGCGAACCGCCGGGGCCGCCGGGACCACCCTGACCGCCACCGCGCGAACCGCCGGGGCCGCCGGGACCACCCTGACCGCCACCGCGCGGACCGCCGCCGGGGCCGACCGGGCCGCGACCGCCGTCGCCGGGTCCGCGACCGCCGCCCTGGCCGCCGGCGCCGTAGACCGCGCCGGAACCGCCACCGTTCATGCCGGCCGGGCCACCTCCGTAGACGCCACCGCTCTGCTGCGGATCCTGCGGGGCACGGCCACCGCCACGAGGTCCGCCGCCGCGCGGACCCTGGCCGGGAGCGGCAGGACCGCCACGCGGACCCTGGCCGGGAGCCGCGGGACCGCCACGCGGACCCTGGCCGGGAGCCGCGGGACCGCCACGCGGACCCTGGCCGGGAGCCGCGGGACCGCCACGCGGACCCTGGCCGGGAGCCGCGGGACCGGAACCACCCGGTCCGCCGGGAGCGCGACCGGAGCCCCGGCCATCGCCACCGGCACCGTAGACCGCACCGGAACCGCCACCGTTCATACCGGCCGGGCCGCCGCCGTAGACGCCGCCGGCCTTGCTGACACCGGCCTTGCCGCCGCCCTGGCCCGCACCGGCGCCGCCGGCTCCGTAGACCGCGCCGGAACCGCCACCGTTCATACCAGCCGGCCCGCCGCCGTAGACGCCACCACCGCGCTGGACCGCGCCGGAACCGCCGCCGTTCATGCCGCCGGGGCCACCGCCGTACACGCCGGCGGACCGGGCCGCGCCACCGGCGCCGTACACCGCGCCCGCGGCCGCCGGCTCGCGCCGGTTGGCGCCGGAGGACTCGGCTCCGAAGCCGCCGCTCTGGTCCGGCGAGTCGCCGTCACCGGAGCCGGCGGCGGACGCGGACCTGGCCGGCGTCTCCTCCTCGTCCGGGACCGGGTTGCGACGCCGGAACATCACGATGCCCGCGATGCCGCCGGCCAGCATGAGCAGGCCGACGATGCCGACCGACACGATGCCGGCCGTGATCTGGCCGAGCGAGACCCGCTCCCAGAGCGCCCGGTTGTCGCCCTGGCCGTCACCGTCGCCGGTGTCCGCCTGGACCGCGTTGTGCGCCGGCGCGTACTTCAGCAGTTTGGGCGTGTCCTTGGCGAACGTCTGCCCCGGGGACACCTCGGAGACCGTGACGAAGGAGGTGCCGTCCGCCGCGTACGAGATCGCCTCGCCGAACGACTCGTCGGGCAGCCCGGTGATCCGCGGTTCACCCGAGGTCACGGCCGCGATCACGTCGCCGTTCTGCACGTCCCACTCGAACGCGTCCGCGTACGTCCGGAGCGCCACCTTCGCGCCGCCGGGCGCGACCGCGCCGCCGGTGACCGCGAGCCGGCCCGGCACACCGAGCCAGGTGCTCGTCTCGGTGAGCGGGATCTTCCACTCGCCGGCCTGCTTGAGCTCGATGCCGTCCGCCGTCTTCTCCAGCGGTGCCGAGGGGACCCAGAGGTGGGCGATCGCCGCTTCCTTGGTCACCACGATCGGCGTACCGTCGCCGTTGACCAGCAGTGCCTCGGCGTTGGGCGCGTTGTCCCCGGGGTAGCGCAGCGGGTAGTAGACCGGCTCCGGGCTCTCCGCCGTCAAATCGATCTTGAAAAGACCGATCGTGGCGCGCTTGCCCTCGTTGTCACCGACGTCGCCGACCCACAGCGTCTTGCCGTCCGGCGAGAGCACCATGTCCTCGGTGTCCGCGGGATCGCCGGGGTACTCCATGGTCCGCTTTCCCTGAAGCTTGCACTTGCCGTCCAGGTAGAAGACCTTGGTGGCCTCCGCGGGATTGTCCGAGCCGTCGTTGATGACGAAGTAGCCGTCGTCGTAGGCGGCGATGCCGGAGAGCTCGGACAGCACCTGGTCGGAGAGCTTGCACACCTCCTGGCCCTTCGCGGGCTCCGCGGCCGCCGCCGCGAGTGCGTTCGACGGCATGGCAGCGACCAGCCCGAACGCCACAACAATCGATGAAACTGCACGCCGCATCCGGCTAGTCTCGCACGCCATCCTCGAACCTTGGTTACACGCCGATCAAAGCCGGCTGACACACACCGGGTGCGATGCCGCCCTTACGCGCCGCATCGCACCCACCAACAACCACAAACCATGACAATAGGAAACGTCAGCCGGTTACCCACGGTGACAGCTCGGCGGCGAGCGCTTCGTCGACGCGGACGTGCAGCTGCGTACCCTCGCCGGTGTGTGCGGTGCTCAGCACCTCGCCGCGCCGGTGCACCTGCGCGACCAGATCACCCCGGTCGTACGGCACCGTGACGCGGATCTCCACGGCCGGGCGCGGCAGCCGTCCCTCGATCGCGGTCCGCAGCTCGTCGATGCCGCGGCCGGTGTGCGCCGAGACGAAGATCGCGTCGGGCCACTCGCGTTTGAGGCGGAGCAGCGTCTCCTCGTCGGCCGCGTCGGTCTTGTTGACCACCAGCAGCTCCGGCAGCCGATCCGCGCCGACCTCGGCCAGCACCTCGCGCACCGCGCGCAGCTGCTCCTCCGGGTCGGGATGCGAGCCGTCCACCACGTGCACCACCACGTCGGCCTCCGCGACCTCCTCGAGCGTGGAGCGGAACGCCTCCACGATCTGGTGCGGCAGGTGCCGGACGAAGCCGACCGTGTCGGAGAGCGTGTAGATCCGGCCGTCCGACGCGTACGCCCGGCGGGTGGTCGGGTCCAGCGTGGCGAACAGCGCGTTCTCCACCAGCACGCCCGCGTTGGTCAGCTTGTTCAGCAGGCTGGACTTTCCGGCGTTGGTGTAGCCGGCGATCGCGACGGCCGGCACCGCGCGCCGCGTACGACGGGCGCGCTTGGTCTCCCGTACCGTCTTCATCGCCTTGATCTCCCGCCGCAGGCGGGCGATGCGCGTCCGGATGCGCCGCCGGTCGATCTCCAGCTTCGTCTCACCGGGACCGCGCAGGCCCACGCCGCCGCCGCTCGCACCACCGGCACCACCGGCCTGTCGGGACAGCGACTCACCCCAGCCCCGGAGGCGCGGCACCAGGTATTCGAGCTGAGCCAGCTCGACCTGCGCCTTGCCCTCCTTGCTCTTGGCGTGCTGGGCGAAGATGTCCAGGATCAGCGCGGTCCGGTCGACGACCTTGACCTTGACCTGCTGCTCCAGGTTACGCAGCTGGGACGGGGACAGCTCGCCGTCGCAGATGACGGTGTCGGCACCGGTCTCCCGGACGACCGCGCCCAGCTCCTCGACCTTGCCGCGTCCGATGAACGTGGCCGGGTCGGGACGGTTGCGCCGCTGGACCAGGCCCTCCAGGATCTGCGAACCGGCGGTCTCGGCCAGCGCGGCCAGCTCGGTCAGCGAGTTCTCCGCGTCGGTGACGGACCCACCGATCCAGACACCGACCAGCACGACGCGCTCCAGGCGGAGCTGGCGGTACTCGACCTCGGTGACGTCGGTGAGCTCGGTGCTGAGACCCGCCACGCGGCGCAGGGCGTGCCTGTCCTCCAGCTCCAGCTCACCGGTCGTCACGTCGTCGTCGGTGTTCTGATCCTCGTCGTCCCACAGATCGATCTCGTCGAAGTCGGGCTCAGAGGTTGACGCTGTGTGGTTACTAGGCAAGTAATTCCCTCCTCAGACCTCGATGGTTGCACGCTCTCCGGCTCAGTGCACTCATAAATCACCCCGGGGTACGCCCCCTCCCGGGTAAAGGACAAGAATCAGGACCGGTACATCGCCGTACAACCTGGGAGGACCGTTGTCCCCGACCCGCCTGCCGAGCGCAGGGTTCTCGATCACCATCCGGGTTAGCGTCATCGCCGACGCCTCCGCGATCGGCCGCCTGACCACGTGCGTGGGCGAGGCCGGCGCGATCGTGACCGCGCTCGACGTGGTCGACTCCGACCCCTCGCGCGTCACCGTCGACCTCACCTGCGACACCGCCGACTCCACCCACGCGGACCAGGTCGTCAAGGCCCTGGAGGAGCTGGACGGCGTGGAGGTCCGGAAGGTCTCCGACCGCACGTTCCTGCTGCACCTCGGCGGCAAGATCGAGGTCACGTCCAAGGTCGCGCTGCGCAACCGCGACGAACTCTCCCGGGCGTATACGCCGGGTGTCGCCCGCGTCTGCCTCGCGATCGCGGAGAACCCCGAGGACGCCCGCCGCCTGACGATCAAGCGCAACACGGTCGCGGTCGTCACGGACGGGTCCGCCGTCCTCGGCCTCGGCAACATCGGCCCCGCCGCCTCACTCCCGGTGATGGAGGGCAAGGCCGCGCTGTTCAAGCGCTTCGGCGGCGTCGACGCGTGGCCGGTCGTGCTCGACACGCAGGACACCGACGAGATCGTCAACATCGTCCGGGCGATCGCTCCCGGGTACGGCGGCATCAACCTTGAGGACATCGCGGCGCCGCGCTGCTTCGAGATCGAGGCGCGGCTGCGCGAGCTGCTGGACATCCCGGTCTTCCACGACGACCAGCACGGCACCGCGATCTGCGTGCTGGCCGCGCTGACCAACGCGCTGCGCGTCGTCGGCAAGAACCTGGCCGACGTGCGCGTGGTCGTCTCCGGCGCCGGCGCCGCGGGCACCGCCATCATGAAGCTGCTGCTCCGCCAGGGCGTGGGCGACATCATCGCGTACGACCGGCCCGGCGCGCTGCACCGCGGCCTGGAGAACCTGAACCCGACCTGGCAGTGGCTGGCGGAGAACACCAACAAGTCCGGCTATGTCGGGGATCTGAAGGGCGCGATCCGCGGCGCGGACGTGTTCATCGGCGTCTCCGCGCCGAACCTGCTCACCGGCGACGACATCGCCACCATGGCGGACCGCTCGATCGTGTTCGCGCTGGCCAACCCGGACCCCGAGGTCGACCCGCGCGCGGCCCGCGAGCACGCCGCGATCGTCGCGACCGGCCGCAGCGACCAGCCCAACCAGATCAACAACGTGCTGGCCTTCCCCGGCGTCTTCCGCGGCATGCTCGACGCCCACGCGGAGAACTTCACCGAGGAGATGGCGCTGGCCGCCGCCCAGGCCATCGCGGACGTGGTCGGCGAGGACAAGATCAACCCGACGGTGATCGTGCCCAGCGTCTTCGACACCCGGGTCGCCCCGGCCGTCGCGGCCGCGGTCCGCCGCGCCGCCGCCAGCCACGGCACCAGCGCCGACTTCGGTGGCGTCGACTCGGACGAGGACACCAGCTTCGGCGCACCGGAGCAGTGACGAAACCCGGGCGCGGCCACGAAACGTCAGTGGCCGCGCCCGGCCTTCCGGAACCCGCTATTCCCGCTTCCGGCGCGCCCACGTTCCGAGTGCGCCCGCGGCCACCGGCCCAATGCCACTCAGCTTATTCCGATCTTGAAGTAGTGCGGTACGGCCGCACTCCGCTGGCCAGCAAGAATTAGGTGCGGTACGGCCCCACTCCCCCGACCAGCAGGAATACCGTCAGTTCGATCCAGGTTCCGAGGTGGCCTTTGCTGTCGGTGCGCGAATCGCACGGCCTCCGGACGCCGAAACCCCGCCGGCGGCGGGCAGAGAGCCGCACCCCTCCGATGCACCCGAGCGCCTTGTACCCGAGCGCCTTGTACCCGAGCGCCTTGTGCCCGAGCGCCTTGTACCCGAGCGCCTTGTGCCCGAAATTTCCTGATAAAGCCGCCAAGCGCCTGTCTGACGACGCCAGGAATGCCTTGACGACCTTGGACCTGGCGCCTGAGTGATCAATCAGTGGAGCAAAAGAGCGATCAACTTCGATTTTTGATCTATCTTTTGCTCCACTGATTGATCACTCAGGTCGCGGCGGTGGCGCCTCGCGGGCGGGCAGTCCACGCCGGAGGGTCGGATGTCGCGATATTTCGGGCGCGGAACGCTTGGATGCCGCGCGCGGGCTTGAGTGGGCCCGCGCTCGACGGTCCGAGGGGACGGGCAACGGAGTCCGTCCGGGGGACGGGCGACGGAGGTGGCCGGCGGCGTCGCGCGGATGCCGGCGAGGTGCTCGTGAAAGGCGCAGGTCGGACTCCATGATCAACTTGACCTAGGTGGCATCGGGCACCGGCCTGCCGCCGACCGGCCTTCCTGCAAGATCATCGCCGGTCCCGCACCGCCGCCCCCGAGATCAGGGCGTCCCCCAATATCGTGGAACAGCATGGGGGGCGCCCTGATCGTGAGGTGTGTGCCGGGTAGCGGGTGGGCTCGCCGCTGAAGGTGCTGGGGTTTCGCGCCACGCCAGAAGCGGCAGGGAGGCCGCCCGCGGCCGAGCGGTGCCCGCGCGAAGCCGGTCGCCCACGCCCGAGCCGGCGGGGCCCCGCGCCCGAGCCGGGAGCCGCGCGAAGCCGGTCGCCCACGCCCGAGCCGGCGACCCGCGCGACGCGCCGGTCGCCCACGTCCGAGCCGCGCCCGAGCCGGCAGCCGCGCGAAGCCGGTCGCCCACGCCCGAGCCGGCGGCGGGCGTGCGGCCGGGCGAAGCCGGGTGGGCGGTCAGTCCGCGGACTGCCAGGTGTGCGGCTCGGCCGGGAGGTTGGTGAAGATACCAACGGAGCGCCTGCGGCCGGGCGCCGGACAACCCACCGGTCAGTCGATCGTGCTCAGTGCGCTGACGTCGATCTCGCCGGTGGCGACCAGGACGGCCGGGCCGGCGAGGGTCCAGCCCGCGTCGGTGCGCGTCGCGGCCAGGCGGCCGCCGAGCAACTCGACCGCGACCGTGCCGGCGTCGAGGGCCGCGTCGTGCAGCGCGACCGCCGCGACCGCCAGCGCGCCCGAGCCGCAGGCCAGCGTCTCGCCGGAGCCGCGCTCGTAGACGCGCATGCGGACGTGCAGGTCGAAGCCGTCGAGCGGCGGCAGCGGCGTCACGAACTCGACGTTGACGCCGGCCGGGAACAGCGCCGGGTCGAAGCCGGGCGACCGGGTCAGGTCCAGCGAGTCCAGGTCGACGCCGTCCGGCAGCACGCTGACCAGGTGCGGGTTGCCGACGTCGACCGCGGTGCCGGGGAACGTGAGCGGCACGATCGTGGCCGCACCGGCGGCACCGAGGCGCGGGGCCGGCATGTCCACCGCGATGGTGTCGCCGTCGATCGTGGCGCGGACCAGCCCGGCCCGGGTCAGGATCGGGAACGAAGCGCCCTCGGCCAGGCCGGAGACGGCCAGGTAGCGGGCGAAGACGCGCACGCCGTTGCCGCACATCTCGGCGATCGAGCCGTCCGCGTTCCAGTAGTCCATGAACCATTCGGCGTCGGCCGCGCGGCCCACCGCCTCCGGGTGCTTCGCGGTGCGGACCACCCGGAGCACGCCGTCGGCGCCGATCCCGCGGTGCCGGTCGCAGAGCGACGCGACCAGCGACGGCGTCAGCGCGAGCTGCCCGTCCGGGTCCGCGAGGATGACGAAGTCGTTGGCGGCGCCGTGGCCCTTGGTGAACTGCACCGGACCATCATTCCGCACCCACCGGAAGATCCACCAACCGCAGCGCGGAATCCACGAGATCGGGCGCCCCGCCGTCCAGCCAGTGCACGGACGGGTCCCGGCGGAACCAGGAGCGCTGGCGGCGGACGAACCGGCGGGTCGCGGCCGTGGTCCGCTCGCGCGCCTCGGACTCCCCGCACACGCCGTCGAGCTGGTCGATCGCCTGCTGGTAGCCGAGCGCGCGGCCCGCGGTCCGGCCTTCGCGCAGGCCGTGCGGGAGCAGACCGGCGACCTCGCCGACCAGCCCCTGCTGCCACATCAGGTCCACCCGCCGGGCGATTCGCGCGTCCAGCGAGGTGGTCTCCCGGTCGACGCCGATCCGCACGCTGTCGTAGAAGGGCCGGGGCGAGTCGGGCAGCGAGGCGGTGAACGGCTTCCCGGTCAGCTCGATCACCTCCAGCGCCCGGACTATCCGCCGGCCGTTGCTGGGCAGGATCGAGTCGGCTGCCGCCGGGTCGAGACCCCGCAGCCGATCATGGAGGGCTGCCGGACCGGCCGCGGCCAGCTGGGCTTCCAGCGAGGCGCGCAGCGACGGCGACGTACCCGGGAAGGAGAATTGTTCCAGGACCGCCTGGACGTAGAGGCCGGAGCCGCCGACCAGCAGCGGCACCCGGCCCCGGGCGAGGATGTCGTCGATCGCGGCGCGAGCCAGCGCCTGGTACTCGGCGACCGCGGCCGGCTGCGAGACGTCCCAGATGTCCAGCACGTGGTGCGGCACGCCGCGTCGCTCGGCCAGGGTCAGCTTGGCCGTGCCGATGTCCATCCCGCGGTAGAGCTGCATGGAGTCGGCGTTGACCACCTCTCCCCCGAGCGTCTCGGCCAGCGCGATGCTGAGATCCGACTTTCCGGCCGCGGTCGGGCCGAGAACGGCCACGACACGACCCTGATGGGGGAAGACCCTGGATGCGGCGGGTGACGACACGCGACCTACGGTAACTGCACGGGCGTGCGGAACCGCCACACGGCCGACCTAGAACACCGTATGGTCACGGTCGTCAACAGGCACTCGACGGACACGGGGGCGAACCTGTGACAATGCCGGGAGAAGTTCATAGGCAACCTACTGCGCGGTGGCGGTGACCGGAGGAAAACAGGCTTTCCCTCCGGAGCCGGGAAGAACTGAGGATGGGCAGATGAGCGACTGGACCGCCTACGGTCGGGTGGACGCCGACGGCACGGTCTACTGCAAGACCGCCGATGGCGAGCGCGTGGTCGGATCCTGGCAGGCGGGAACGCCCGAGGAGGGCCTCGCCCACTTCGCGCGCCGCTTTGCGGACAAGGTTACCGAGGTCGACCTCATCGAGGCTCGGCTGAAGTCCGGTGCGGCCGACGCGGCGCACTCCCTGAGCAGCGTGAAGAGGCTTCGGGCCGAGCTCGCCGAGGCCCACGTGGTCGGCGATGTGGACGGGCTCGCGGCCCGCCTCGACCGGCTGACCACGCAGGCCGAGGAGAGCGCGGCCGCGGCGAAGGCCGCGAAGGAGACCGCCCGGACCGAGGCGCAGGCCCGCAAGGTCGCGCTGGTCGAGGAGGCGGAGAAGATCGCCGCCGAGTCGACCGGGTGGAAGGCCGCGGGCGACCGCCTCAAGGAGATCCTCGACGAGTGGAAGACCATTCGCGGGATCGACAAGAAGACCGACGGCGAGCTGTGGAAGCGGTTCGCGGCCGCGCGTGACGGGTTCACCCGACGCCGGGGCGCGCACTTCGCCACGCTCGACGGGCAGCGCAAGCAGGCCCAGGGCGCCAAGGAAGACCTGGTCAAGGAGGCGGAGTCGCTCTCAGCGTCGGAGGACTGGGCCGACACCGCCGCCCGGCTCAAGGACCTGATGACCCAGTGGAAGGCCGCGCCCCGCGCCTCGAAGGAGGCGGAGCAGCGGCTGTGGGACCGGTTCCGGGCCGCGCAGGACGCGTTCTTCTCGCGCCGGAGCGAGGTCTTCTCCGCCCGCGACGCCGAGCTCAAGGGCAACCTGGAGCGCAAGCAGGCGCTGCTGGCCGAGGCCGAGGCGGTCGACGTCGACGCCGACCCCAAGGTCGCGCAGAACAAGCTTCGCGAGATCCAGGGCCAGTGGCACGATATCGGCCGCGTCCCCCGGGAGAACATGGCGAGTCTCGACCGCCGCATGCGCGCGATCGAGGACAAGCTCCGCCAGGCGATGGACTCCGCGTGGCGCCGCACCGAGCCGTCCGCGAACCCGCTGCTCGCGCAGATGCGCGACCAGGTCGCCGAGGCCGAGCAGCGCCTGGAGCGCGCGAAGGCCGCCGGTGACGCCAAGCGCATCCGCGAGGCGGAGAAGGCGCTGGAGAGCAAGCAGCAGTTCCTCAGGCTCGCCGAGCAGGCCGGCTGAAAAAGATCAGAACAGAGCGCCGAGAGGGTACGGTCCACGCCGGCCCCTCGGCGCTTTTGTGTTCGCGACGCCGGCCGACGGGAATCGCCGCACCGGTCACGCTCCGGCCACGTGCGCAGCGCGGATGCGATGGCACGATATGCCGACATATCGGGCCCGAGGCGCCCGATCTCCTGATTCCGGCCGCCTGGTCCCGACACCCGCTTCCAGCGCTCGCTTCCGACTCCGTTGCCATTCGGCATCGGAAGCCGCGAGCCCTGCCCGGAGACCGGAGGCATAAGCCCGAAATTTCGAATTATTTCCGCCATAGCTCGGACAGCGTCGAGCGGAAGCCGGCGTGGCGGTCGTGCTGTCGCGACCACTCATGCCCGAAGGTTCATTGACCGACACGAAAGAGAGGTCAAATATCGAAGTCG
Coding sequences within it:
- the miaA gene encoding tRNA (adenosine(37)-N6)-dimethylallyltransferase MiaA, coding for MSSPAASRVFPHQGRVVAVLGPTAAGKSDLSIALAETLGGEVVNADSMQLYRGMDIGTAKLTLAERRGVPHHVLDIWDVSQPAAVAEYQALARAAIDDILARGRVPLLVGGSGLYVQAVLEQFSFPGTSPSLRASLEAQLAAAGPAALHDRLRGLDPAAADSILPSNGRRIVRALEVIELTGKPFTASLPDSPRPFYDSVRIGVDRETTSLDARIARRVDLMWQQGLVGEVAGLLPHGLREGRTAGRALGYQQAIDQLDGVCGESEARERTTAATRRFVRRQRSWFRRDPSVHWLDGGAPDLVDSALRLVDLPVGAE
- a CDS encoding DUF349 domain-containing protein, which translates into the protein MSDWTAYGRVDADGTVYCKTADGERVVGSWQAGTPEEGLAHFARRFADKVTEVDLIEARLKSGAADAAHSLSSVKRLRAELAEAHVVGDVDGLAARLDRLTTQAEESAAAAKAAKETARTEAQARKVALVEEAEKIAAESTGWKAAGDRLKEILDEWKTIRGIDKKTDGELWKRFAAARDGFTRRRGAHFATLDGQRKQAQGAKEDLVKEAESLSASEDWADTAARLKDLMTQWKAAPRASKEAEQRLWDRFRAAQDAFFSRRSEVFSARDAELKGNLERKQALLAEAEAVDVDADPKVAQNKLREIQGQWHDIGRVPRENMASLDRRMRAIEDKLRQAMDSAWRRTEPSANPLLAQMRDQVAEAEQRLERAKAAGDAKRIREAEKALESKQQFLRLAEQAG